The following is a genomic window from Desulfosoma caldarium.
GCCAACCCGGCCGTGTCCATTCGATCTACAGAAGACAGATTCACACAAAGACGCGCCACACGCCTGTTCAACACCTCACGAAAAAGCCGACGACGCAACATCGGCACCGTATCACGATTGAGATGACCCTGGAGAAAAATCCGCCCTGATCCATCCTGTTCCCACGTCACCGAAAACGCCACAGCGTGCTCCTCGCTGCCAATTCCCTTAAGTCCCTGGCCCAAAGTGATGTTCAAGGGCGCCGGGATGCGGCCCTCATCATGCCAAAAAAGCGCCGGCATGACACGAAAGTTCTTTGAATCTCGTAGCCCGTGCGCAAGATTCTTCTCATACAGGTTTAAGGCTCCAGGGTGAAGAAAGCTCAGAGCTTTCCTTGACCCTTGCCGTTGGCTGCGAATATATTGCGGTCTCGTCGTGGAAAACGCAACCCCTCAAGCCCGCATGTGACCAAGCCCTAAGGTTATCGAGGAGTCTTTATGGAAAGCACAGGTTCTTTTCCCGATGTTTTGACGGCCATTTACGAAAGGCGCAGCGTGCGCCATTTCAGCGACGCGCCGGTGGATCGAAGCACTGTGATGGAACTTCTGCGGGCCGCCTCGTGGGCCCCTTCGGGCTTGAACAATCAGCCGTGGCGTTTCGCCATCGTGTGGGATTCGGCCTTGAAAGAGAGCCTGGCCGCCCTCACGCGCTACAGCGCCACGCTCAAGGCGGCGGCCGTTTTGGTCCCCGTGTTTCTGGACAAGGAAGGCTCCTACGACTACGTCAAGGATTGCCAAGCCGTGGGCGCCGCCATTCAGAATTTTCTGCTGGCGGCTCATGGCTTCGGCCTGGGGGCCGTTTGGATCGGAGAAATTTTGAAAAACAAGGATGCGGTTCGAGACCGGCTGGGGCTTCCCGACCGATTGGAACTCATGGCCGTCATCGCCCTGGGCTACCCGGCGCATCGCCGGCAAAAGTCCCACCGTCGCCCTTTGGAAGAACTCATCGTGTTCGAACGCTGAAACGCACCGATTCAGGCTAGGGCGTTGCGCCAAAACACCCATGCCCCGAAGGCGTCGGGCTCGATGCGTTCCAAGGAGAGGCCATGATTCTCGAACGACTCGTGGTGGGCATGCTCCAAACCAACTGCTACCTGCTCTGCGATGAAGAAACCCGTCAGGGAGTGGTGATCGATCCCGGAGGCGAAGCGTCACGCATCATCGGCCGCCTGCAAGAGCTCGATGTGACCTTGGTGGCCATATTGAACACGCACGGTCATTTCGATCATGTGCTGGACGCCTGGGCGCTCAAGGAAGCCCTGGGTGGGCTCATCTTTCTGCATCCTAAGGACGAACCCCTGCTCATGGACCACAAGGTGGGGCTTGGCGCTGTCTTTACCGCGGCGACGGGATCTTCTCACGGCAAGGTGGATGAATGGCTGGAAGAAGGCGCAGAACTGAGCTTTGGAAACCTTCGTCTCAAGGTGCTGGAAACACCGGGACATACCCCTGGGCATGTGGCGTTTCATCTGCCCGAAGCCAAAGTTCTGTTTGTCGGAGACACGCTGTTTGCCGGATCCATTGGCCGAACGGATTTTCCCGGCGGCTCCTACACCAAGCTCATTCAGTCCGTAAAGGACAAGATTTTCCCCATGGACGACGCCACGCGGGTGCTGCCAGGCCATGGACCGGAAACGACCGTGGGCATAGAAAAGCGCACCAATCCTTTCTTTTGATCAGGCACGGCAAAGGAGGCGGCTCATGCAACGAAAGACTCAAAGGATTCGAGGCGAGTGCCCTCATAGGCGCACCTTCGTGACTTGCTCGAAAACCAACGCCAAACGCTCCATAGACGTGCTCCACAGCGTCTGGCCGAGAATGCACCCTCTCGTCCCTCCCGCGAAAGCGGGAGCCCACAAAACGATGGAAAACCAGAACCCCCGTCTCCGCGATCGGCACGTAAGCCAGAAAACTAGGGGTCGGCAGCCATTCGCAAGCACGCTGTTGAGGCTCCTAGGGCTCGGCCTCGTGGTTCTGTCTCTGGGCGGATGTGCCTGGTTCAGCACCCAAACCTCGTCGACCTCGGCGGGGTCTGCACCGGCGTCCACAACCGGCACGATGACGGCAGCATCGCCCAGCTACTACGATTTTCCGGACATTCCCATGCCCAGCGAGCTCTCCTTGGTCACCCAAGAATCCACCGTGTTTCAGGGAGGGACCGTCAAGGGCGGCATGCTCACCCTCAAAGGGCGCGTGGAACCCAGTTCGGTCGTGAACTTTTTCATGGTGTCTATGGCTCGTGAAAACTGGAAACACCGCGGCGATATTCGATACCGCAAGTGGATCCTGCTTTTTGAAAAACCTGATCGCTTTTGCATCATCAGCATTCGAGAATCCACCTACAACACCTATGTGGAAGTGTTCGTGGTTCCCACGGGGGCAGAAAATCGATCCGGATCCTTGGAGCCTTTGAACGAGCCGCGCCAGGGCGACACATCAACCATCAAGAGCACAACGCTTCAGTGAATCCCATGGAAAGACTTCGAGGCAAAAACGTTCTTGTGGGCGTCACGGGCGGCATCGCCGCGTACAAGGCGGCGGAACTTGTTCGGCTGCTGGTGAAATGTGGAGCCGGAGTCCAGGTCATCATGACGCGGGCGGCGCAGCAATTTCTTACGCCATTGACCCTGCAGACCCTGTCGGGGCGCCCGGTGCTCACCGACCTGTTTGACCTGGGTATGGAATCGGAAATCGGCCATATTCATGCGGCCCGCAGCGCCGATTTGGTGGTCGTGGTTCCGGCCACGGCCAATACTCTGGCCAAAATGGCCTGCGGCATTGCCGACAATTACCTCACCACGGTGCTGCTTGCCGTGGAAGCGCCCGTTATTGTTTGCCCC
Proteins encoded in this region:
- a CDS encoding STAS domain-containing protein gives rise to the protein MPALFWHDEGRIPAPLNITLGQGLKGIGSEEHAVAFSVTWEQDGSGRIFLQGHLNRDTVPMLRRRLFREVLNRRVARLCVNLSSVDRMDTAGLALLVELRNALARQNGELCLDGVTESVRRLIDLARLNNLLVVSD
- a CDS encoding nitroreductase family protein → MESTGSFPDVLTAIYERRSVRHFSDAPVDRSTVMELLRAASWAPSGLNNQPWRFAIVWDSALKESLAALTRYSATLKAAAVLVPVFLDKEGSYDYVKDCQAVGAAIQNFLLAAHGFGLGAVWIGEILKNKDAVRDRLGLPDRLELMAVIALGYPAHRRQKSHRRPLEELIVFER
- a CDS encoding MBL fold metallo-hydrolase; this translates as MILERLVVGMLQTNCYLLCDEETRQGVVIDPGGEASRIIGRLQELDVTLVAILNTHGHFDHVLDAWALKEALGGLIFLHPKDEPLLMDHKVGLGAVFTAATGSSHGKVDEWLEEGAELSFGNLRLKVLETPGHTPGHVAFHLPEAKVLFVGDTLFAGSIGRTDFPGGSYTKLIQSVKDKIFPMDDATRVLPGHGPETTVGIEKRTNPFF